One genomic segment of Thermosipho africanus Ob7 includes these proteins:
- the rfbB gene encoding dTDP-glucose 4,6-dehydratase yields the protein MKLLVTGCCGFIGSNFVYYYLEKHKEAQIIGLDKLTYAGNLDNLSKLSDDQKKRFEFVRGDINNGELIEYLIEKYDIDVIVNFAAESHVDRSIYNPREFLETNVLGVQTLLDVVRKKWNKNGKWIEGKKFIQISTDEVYGTLGPSGKFTEKTPISPRSPYSASKASADLLVLAYHETYGMPVNITRCSNNYGPYQFPEKLIPLMILNALEHKNLPIYGDGRQIRDWIHVLDHCRAIDLVIEKGKVGEVYNVGADNEWENIKIVRKIIEILREFTKDEEINENLIKHVKDRPGHDRRYAIDSTKIQHELGWKPEITFEKGLRDTIKWYLDNKEWIEKIRSGEYRDWYEKHYVSEKKI from the coding sequence GTGAAATTACTAGTTACAGGATGCTGTGGATTTATAGGAAGCAACTTTGTTTATTATTATCTTGAAAAACACAAAGAAGCTCAAATAATAGGATTAGACAAACTTACATATGCTGGGAATCTAGATAATTTATCAAAACTAAGTGATGATCAAAAGAAAAGATTTGAATTTGTAAGAGGTGATATAAATAACGGAGAATTGATAGAGTATTTGATAGAAAAATATGATATAGATGTAATAGTAAACTTTGCAGCAGAAAGTCATGTAGATAGGTCAATATATAATCCAAGAGAATTTTTAGAAACAAATGTACTTGGGGTACAGACTTTATTGGATGTAGTAAGAAAAAAATGGAACAAAAATGGGAAATGGATAGAAGGTAAAAAATTTATTCAAATATCGACTGATGAAGTATATGGGACACTTGGACCGAGTGGGAAATTTACAGAAAAGACCCCGATTAGTCCTAGAAGTCCGTATTCAGCAAGTAAAGCATCTGCCGATTTACTTGTTTTAGCATATCATGAGACGTATGGTATGCCGGTAAATATTACTAGATGTTCAAATAATTATGGGCCATATCAATTTCCAGAGAAATTAATACCGTTGATGATATTAAATGCTTTAGAACATAAGAACCTTCCGATTTATGGAGATGGCAGGCAGATACGTGATTGGATACATGTGCTTGATCATTGTAGGGCAATAGATTTAGTGATTGAAAAGGGAAAAGTAGGAGAGGTATACAATGTAGGAGCAGATAATGAATGGGAGAACATAAAGATAGTGAGGAAGATAATAGAAATTTTGAGAGAGTTTACTAAGGATGAAGAAATAAATGAGAATCTTATAAAGCATGTAAAAGATAGGCCAGGACATGATAGGAGGTATGCAATAGATAGTACAAAGATCCAGCATGAACTTGGTTGGAAGCCAGAAATCACATTTGAAAAAGGGTTGAGAGATACAATAAAGTGGTATTTGGATAATAAAGAATGGATAGAAAAGATTAGAAGTGGAGAATACAGAGATTGGTATGAAAAACATTATGTGTCTGAAAAAAAGATTTGA